From the genome of Xyrauchen texanus isolate HMW12.3.18 chromosome 22, RBS_HiC_50CHRs, whole genome shotgun sequence, one region includes:
- the LOC127662286 gene encoding kelch-like protein 10, with the protein MERKISATAFITFDEARLQGEHTDLIISVNGTEFKVHKIILCGCSPYFRMLFSSQWANTAQHSCDIPGISPDTMSLIIQYAYTRSVHITEENVTELLMAADQFLISSLVDACCKFLEEKLCPENCIGIRMFTEHFRSCSKLQGKAKLYILLHFEDVVRVSKEFLELSMDHLEQLIGQDELNVKREDMVFEAILRWIDHSPEERKKHIAVLLPKVRLGLMTPEYFMNNVKSNPLVMENVACTSVIVDAMKAMFELNMEETSDSGLRNQLTRPRLPSTILLAIGGWSGGSPTNCIEAYDVRADRWVNVTREDESARAYHGAAFLDGFVYCVGGFDSVNYFNSMRKFNPITRTWLEVAPMYERRCYVSVVVLDGYIYAIGGFDGYTRLKTAERYDPSANQWTLIASMNEERSDASAATLQGKVYICGGFNGLQCLSSAESFNPETNQWTHIAPMSSRRSGVGVIAYGNLVYAVGGFDGTNRLRSAEAYNPLMDSWHDVESMNNPRSNYGIEVVDDLMFVIGGFNGFCTSSNVECYDEKTDEWYEVSDMAIFRSALSCCLLSGLPDATQYTANRDSEEDESDNDRSTSSRSLIVSLLNAP; encoded by the exons TCCTGTGCGGCTGCAGCCCTTATTTTAG GATGCTTTTCTCCAGCCAGTGGGCCAACACGGCACAGCATTCCTGTGATATTCCAGGAATATCTCCAGACACCATGTCTCTAATTATTCAATACGCATACACGAGATCTGTCCACATTACTGAAGAGAATGTGACCGAGCTCTTGATGGCGGCTGATCAGTTTTTAATATCGAGTCTAGTAGATGCCTGCTGTAAGTTCCTGGAGGAAAAGTTATGCCCTGAAAACTGCATCGGCATCCGCATGTTTACGGAGCATTTCCGCTCCTGCTCAAAGCTCCAGGGTAAAGCAAAGCTCTACATCCTGCTGCACTTTGAGGACGTCGTGCGAGTATCGAAGGAGTTCCTTGAACTCTCAATGGATCATCTTGAGCAGCTGATTGGTCAAGATGAGCTGAATGTTAAACGGGAGGACATGGTTTTTGAAGCCATCCTCCGCTGGATCGATCACTCACCTGAAGAGAGGAAAAAACACATTGCCGTGCTTCTGCCAAAG GTTCGATTGGGGTTGATGACACCAGAGTACTTCATGAACAATGTTAAGAGCAATCCATTGGTGATGGAGAATGTGGCGTGCACATCTGTTATCGTCGATGCAATGAAGGCCATGTTTGAACTCAACATGGAGGAAACCTCCGACTCAGGCCTCAGAAATCAACTGACACGCCCACGTCTGCCCTCTACGATTCTATTGGCCATTGGAGGGTGGAGCGGAGGCAGTCCCACCAATTGTATTGAGGCCTATGATGTGAGGGCAGACCGTTGGGTCAATGTGACTCGAGAGGATGAGAGCGCCAGAGCCTATCACGGTGCAGCATTCCTGGATGGCTTTGTCTACTGTGTTGGCGGCTTTGACAGCGTGAATTATTTCAACAGCATGAGGAAATTCAACCCCATTACTCGAACGTGGCTTGAG GTGGCTCCGATGTACGAACGACGATGTTATGTTAGTGTTGTGGTTCTGGATGGGTACATTTATGCCATCGGTGGTTTTGATGGATACACACGTCTAAAAACAGCAGAACGCTACGATCCAAGCGCTAACCAGTGGACACTGATAGCATCAATGAATGAAGAGAGGAGCGACGCTAGCGCCGCCACACTGCAGGGCAAG gTGTACATctgtggtggttttaatgggtTACAGTGTCTCTCCTCAGCTGAGAGCTTTAACCCTGAAACAAACCAGTGGACTCACATCGCGCCCATGAGCAGCCGGCGCAGCGGTGTTGGTGTCATTGCTTATGGAAATCTAGTTTATGCT GTTGGTGGTTTTGATGGTACCAATCGTTTGCGGAGTGCCGAGGCCTACAACCCTCTGATGGACAGCTGGCATGATGTAGAGTCTATGAATAACCCACGGAGCAACTATGGCATTGAG GTGGTGGATGATCTGATGTTTGTTATTGGTGGGTTTAATGGATTCTGCACCAGCTCTAATGTGGAGTGTTACGACGAGAAGACGGATGAATg GTATGAAGTCAGTGACATGGCGATTTTCCGCAGTGCTCTGAGCTGCTGTTTACTGTCAGGGTTGCCTGATGCCACGCAGTATACTGCCAATCGAGACTCAGAAGAAGACGAGTCCGATAATGATAGATCTACTTCCAGCAGAAGTCTGATTGTCTCACTACTGAATGCACCCTGA